The DNA sequence GGCGAAGACCACGGCGGCGGCCGGCGCGCCACCGAGCACCGAGGCGAACGAGCCCTCGATCGCCAGCACCGTCATGGCCGGGTTCAGCGCCTTGGAGAACACCACGAACGCGCCGCCGTGGTAGCGCGAGATCACGCAGAACACGATCGGGCCGCGGAAGTTCACGATCGCCCGGCCGATCTCCGCGCCGTACTCCAGTTGCAGCTTGCGCATCGACTCCGGCGAGCCGTCGAAGCCGGACAGGTTGGCCAGCACCACCAGCGGACGGTTCCCGCTGGCCGCGTTGATCGCCCGCGCCGCCTTCTTCGACGACCGGGGGAACAGCGTGCCGGCGGTGTAGGTGTCCGGGCCGTCGGTGGGCGGGAAGCCGTGCCGGGGCACCGACCGGGACTCGATGCCGAGCAGGCACACCGGGATGCCGCCGAGGTGCACGTCCTGCACCACCGCGGTCTCCGCGTCGGCCATGCCCGCCCACCGCTCCAGCACCGGGTGGTCCTGGTCCGCGAGGGCCCGCATCACGGTACGGATGTCGAACGGCTTCTTCCGGTCCGGGTTCGCGGCGGCGGAGAAGATCTCACCGACGGTGGTGAAGTCGCTGCCGGCCAGCGCGTGCGGGAACGTCGACACGTCCCGGTCCACCGGGTCGGTGGTGGTGGCCCGGCGCGGCGCGTCCTCGCCCGGCGCCACGTACGTGTGGTCGTAGTGCGCCATCAGCACGCCGTGGGCGGCCGGCAGGTCCGGCGCCCAGTACTGCGCCTGACCGTTCGGGCCCATCACCCGGTCGTAGCCGCCGATGCCGAAGTTGTCCTCGGCGGACACGCCGCCGGAGAAGTCCAGCGACTGCTTGCCGGTGAGCACCATCGCCGAGTCCGGCGTCATCACCAGCACACCCTTGGTGTGCATGAGCATCGTCGCCTCGGCGTTCCAGTACGGCTGGGCGCCGACGTTGATGCCCGCCACCACGATGTTGATCTCGCCGCCGGCCTGGGTGAACTCGACGATCCGCTTGAGCGCCGCGGCCACCCAGTCCATGTTCTCGGTGCCCGAGGTCATCGAGATCCGGGCGCCGGCCGAGAGCGCGTACCACTCCAGCGGCACACCCATCCGCTGCGCCAGGTCCAGCGCGGCGATCACCCGCCGGCACTCCGGCTCCGACAGCGCGCCGAGCGACTTGGTCGGGTCGCCGAGCAGCACCACCCGGGTCACGCCGTCCGGGTGCCGCGGCGTCGGCGTACGGACCACACCGGCCACGATCGCGGCGGTGTTGCGCCCCTTCGGCCGGTCCACCGGCACCAGCACGTGGTCGGCGTCCAGGTCGTGCTCGGTGAACTCGCCGAGCAGCCCGGTCAGCTCGTACGGGTAGACCGTGTTGCGGCTGGCCGCCCGCAGCACCTTGAGCCGGTAGTCGTCCAGCGGCTCGACCGGCTCGGTCGGCGGCTCGCCCACGGTGAGCCGGGCCTGCCCGGTGACGTCGAACGTGATCCGCACGCCGACCTTGGTCAGCTCGCCGGTCCGGCGGTCACGCTGCCGCCCGATGAACAGGATCTCCTCCAGATCCGCGCCGACCGTGGTCGGGCGCACCCGGGCGGCGATCCGCTCCATCTCCTCACGGGTCAGCTCGCTCGGCGGCCAGACGTAGATGACGATCCGGTTGGTGGGGAACCGGACCTTCGACGGCCGCCGGGACTGCGCCCGACGGATCGAGTCGATGCAGGCGGTGACCGCGTCCTCGGTGGTCGGCAGCGCCACCAGCCGGCCGTCCTGCTCGCGCAGCTCGGTCAGGTCCCGGACCTGGGCGAACGCGACGAGCCGCTGGTCCGTCGGGTTCTCCTGGGCGACCGCCTGGAAGAGGTAGACCTCCTCGTCCAGCGACGGCAGCCGGGTCAGGTCGAACCGGTGCAGCCGCTCCAACTGCATCCGCTGCGCGATGTACGGGTGCAGGCCCCGGATCAGCCGCTCTTCGGCCATCGCGGTCCCGTCCGGGCGGAACGTGAAGTGGTGGTGCATGACCGCGCCGCCCCGACCGGCCACCGTGGTGGTGAGCCGGCGCACCCGGTCCGGCAGCGGGTGCGCGTTGATCACGTCGAGCAGCGCGGCGGCCGTGGCGTCGAAGTCCTCGGGTTGGTTCTCCCAGGCCAGGTAGACGTCCGCGTCGACGGCCGCGCAGTCCGCGGCGACCTCGGCCAGCCCGCGCAGCGCGTCGCCGAGCGCGTCGAACCGCACCGCGGCCGACACCACGCTCGACTCCGCGCGGTCGGCCACCACGAACACGCAACCCCCGGCGGTACGGGTGCGGACGCCGGTGAGCGCCTTGTTGCCGTAGTAGCGGCGGGTCAGCACCTCCAGCATCGTCGCGTTGTCCAGGTTGTCCCGGACCAGCCGCTGGCCGAGCAGCCGGACCAGCGGCTCGGTGCTGCGGACCATCTCGGCGACCCGCTCGTCGCGGTCCGGCGCGTCCGGGTGGAGGTCGAGGTGACGCAGGTGCGACCGGACCCGCGCGTACACCCGGGCCCGGTTGCGGCGCAGCAGCGGCTGGGCGAACCAGGCGAAGACCACGCCCCGGGCCAGGTCCGCGACGACCGGGAAGCGGACCTGGGTGGCCGCGATCAGCCGCTCCAACGCGAGGCCGGCGGGCTCGCGCAACGCCTCGTCCGGCGGCAGCTCGCGCAGCCAGGAGCGCAGCAGCGCGGCGATCACGCCGGCGTCGACGGTGGCCCGCTGCTGGGCCAGGAAGATCCGGAACACCGCGGCCTCGAGCGCGGGGGAGCGGTCCAGCTCGGTGACGCCGTAGTGGCCGAGCGCCTTGGCCAGGCGGGCCCGGAACGGCTCCGGCGACCCGGCCCGCTCCACGTCGAGGCTCTGCAGGTAGGT is a window from the Micromonospora sp. DSM 45708 genome containing:
- a CDS encoding ATP-binding protein: MFTRVAIVNRGEAAMRLIHAVRELAAETGSRIETVALYTDVDRTATFVREADVAYDLGPASARPYLDLKALERALVETRADAAWVGWGFVAEDPAFAELCEKVGVTFVGPSADAMRKLGDKIGAKLIAEEVGVPVAPWSRGAVESLEAAVAAAAEIGYPLMLKATAGGGGRGIRVVRSDAELADAYERTSQEAARAFGSGVVFLERLVTGARHVEVQVIADGQGTAWALGVRDCSVQRRNQKVIEESASPLLDAAQVAELKASAERLAVAVGYRGAATVEFLYHPGDRLFAFLEVNTRLQVEHPITESTTGFDLVKAQLHVAGGGRLTGEPPAERGHAIEARLNAEDPDRDFAPSPGRITRLDLPAGPGIRVDTGVSEGDTIPADFDSMIAKIIAYGRDRDEALGRLRRAMANTIVVIEGGATNKSFVLDLLDQPEVIDASADTGWIDRVRGEGRLVAHRHSAVALAAAAIEAYEEDETAERQRLLSTAAGGRPQVQHRSGRPLDLKLRGVSYRMRVARIGAHRFRVGIEVGGDARTADVELDRFDRHTGQIAVNGVRYRLLTGTHGPVHLVEVDGVTHRISRDEGGVLRSPMPALVVATPLEVGAEVEAGAPVLVLEAMKMETVLRAPFRARLKECAVAVGSQVEAGAPLLRLEPVAEEDAESAAAPVEATVELDLPAAPADVPARTRAERGHEDLRGLLLGFDVDPHDERRVLDDYLDARRAATEAGHRPLAEELELVDIFADLAELSRNRPGGDDGPGGHLHSAREHFHTYLQSLDVERAGSPEPFRARLAKALGHYGVTELDRSPALEAAVFRIFLAQQRATVDAGVIAALLRSWLRELPPDEALREPAGLALERLIAATQVRFPVVADLARGVVFAWFAQPLLRRNRARVYARVRSHLRHLDLHPDAPDRDERVAEMVRSTEPLVRLLGQRLVRDNLDNATMLEVLTRRYYGNKALTGVRTRTAGGCVFVVADRAESSVVSAAVRFDALGDALRGLAEVAADCAAVDADVYLAWENQPEDFDATAAALLDVINAHPLPDRVRRLTTTVAGRGGAVMHHHFTFRPDGTAMAEERLIRGLHPYIAQRMQLERLHRFDLTRLPSLDEEVYLFQAVAQENPTDQRLVAFAQVRDLTELREQDGRLVALPTTEDAVTACIDSIRRAQSRRPSKVRFPTNRIVIYVWPPSELTREEMERIAARVRPTTVGADLEEILFIGRQRDRRTGELTKVGVRITFDVTGQARLTVGEPPTEPVEPLDDYRLKVLRAASRNTVYPYELTGLLGEFTEHDLDADHVLVPVDRPKGRNTAAIVAGVVRTPTPRHPDGVTRVVLLGDPTKSLGALSEPECRRVIAALDLAQRMGVPLEWYALSAGARISMTSGTENMDWVAAALKRIVEFTQAGGEINIVVAGINVGAQPYWNAEATMLMHTKGVLVMTPDSAMVLTGKQSLDFSGGVSAEDNFGIGGYDRVMGPNGQAQYWAPDLPAAHGVLMAHYDHTYVAPGEDAPRRATTTDPVDRDVSTFPHALAGSDFTTVGEIFSAAANPDRKKPFDIRTVMRALADQDHPVLERWAGMADAETAVVQDVHLGGIPVCLLGIESRSVPRHGFPPTDGPDTYTAGTLFPRSSKKAARAINAASGNRPLVVLANLSGFDGSPESMRKLQLEYGAEIGRAIVNFRGPIVFCVISRYHGGAFVVFSKALNPAMTVLAIEGSFASVLGGAPAAAVVFAGEVAARTAADPRVRELESRVGAAAGTGRATLTGELDELRSSVRAEKLGEVAAEFDRVHSIQRAVEVGSVDAVIRAAELRPRVVAAIEAHLG